The Bradyrhizobium sp. LLZ17 genomic sequence TGAAGCGGCTCGATCCGGTGTCGATGCAGCCCCATCATGATTATGTGCTGGTCGGACGCAGGGACGCGCTGTCGCGCGACTTCGCGACCATGCTCGACGATCTGCGCATAGCGTTCACAAGGCCCGCGCGGCATACGCACAAGGGGCGCGGTTCAAAGCCAGCTCCCGGCTCCGCCGCAGCCAGCCGCAAACCCGATTGATGACGAGACAATAGTGATGACCGACAATCGCAATACCATCCTCGCCGTCATTCTATCGGGCCTGGTGCTGATCGCCTGGCAGTATTTCTATAACGTGCCGGCGATGGAGAAGCAGCGCGCCCAGCAGCAGACGCAGGCCGAGCTCCAGAAGACCACGCCGCAGCCGACCGCGTCCGCGACGCCAGGCGCCACGCCGCAGTCCGGCACGTCGCCGGCGCCCGCGACGACGCCGGGCGCGAACCAGCAGGTGCAGCCGGTCGTCAGCCGCGACAGCGCGATTGCAGCCAGCCCGCGCGTGAAGATCGACACACCCCGCCTCGCCGGCAGCATTGCCCTGAAGGGCGGCCGCATCGACGACCTTGCGCTGGTGCAATTCCGCGAAACGGTCGACCCGAAGTCGCCGGCGATCATCCTCTATTCGCCCTCTGGCACCGCGGAGCCCTATTACGCCGAGTTCGGCTGGGTGGCGGCAACCGGCGTGACGGCCAAGCTGCCGGATGCCCAGACCACGTGGCAGCAGGACGGCAGCGGCAGCCTGACGCCGTCGACGCCGGTCGTGCTGAAATACGATAATGGCGAGGGCCTCACGTTCCGCCGCACCATCTCGGTCGACGACCACTATCTCTTCACCGTCAAGGACGAAGTGAGCAATGTCGGCAATACGCCGGTCAAGCTGTTTCCGTTCGCGCTGATCTCGCGCCACGGCACGCCGCATGTCTCCGGCTATTACATCCTGCATGAAGGCCTGATCGGCTATCTCGGCGACCACGGCTTGCAGGAATACGCCTACAAGAAGATCGACGAAGCCAAGCAGGTCAACTTCAAGGCCATCAATGGCTGGCTCGGCATCACCGACAAGTACTGGGCCTCGGCGCTGTTGCCCGACACCAATGCGCAGCTCGAGGCGCGGTTCTCGTCGAACCTCACCGGCAATGTGCACACCTACCAGACCGACTATCTGCTCGATCCCGTCACCGTCGCGATCGGCGGCACCGCGACCGCGAACGCACGGCTGTTCGCCGGCGCCAAGGAAGCCGGCGTGGTCGGCGTGTTCCCGTTCGCAGGCCTCGGCGGTTACAACAAGGAGCTCGGGCTCAACCATTTCGATCTCTTGATCGACTGGGGCTGGTTCTACTTCATCACGAAGCCGATGTTCCTCGGTCTCGACTTCTTCTACCGCTTCTTCGGCAATTTCGGCATCTCGATCCTGCTCGTGACCGTGATCGTGAAGCTCTTGTTCTTCCCGCTGGCGAACAAGTCCTACGCCTCGATGGCGAAGATGAAATCGATCCAGCCGCAGCTTGCGGTGCTGAAGGAGCGCTATCCCGACGACAAGGTGAAGCAGCAGCAGGAGATGATGGAGATCTACCGCAAGGAGAAGATCAATCCGGTCGCCGGCTGTCTTCCCGTGGTGATCCAGATCCCGGTGTTCTTCTCGCTCTACAAGGTGCTGTTCGTCACCATCGAGATGCGGCACGCACCGTTCTTCGGCTGGATCAAGGACCTCTCCGCGCCCGATCCGACCAACCTGTTCACCCTGTTCGGGCTGCTGCACTACGATCCGACCCAACTCCCGCTGTTCGGCCATTATCTGGCGCTCGGCATCTGGCCCATCATCATGGGCATCACGATGTGGTTCCAGATGAAGCTGAACCCGACGCCGCCGGATCCGACCCAGCAGCTGATCTTCAACTGGATGCCGCTGATCTTCACCTTCATGCTGGCAGGCTTCCCGGCGGGCCTCGTGATCTACTGGGCCTGGAACAACACGCTGTCGGTGCTCCAGCAGAGCTTCATCATGCGCCGCAACGGCGTGAAGGTGGAGCTGTTCGACAATCTCAAGGCAACGTTCGCGAGGAAGGCGACGTAGCGATCGTCATTGCGAGGAGCCAAGCGACGAAGCAATCCAGAGTCCCTTCCCGGGTGCATTTCTGGATTGCTTCGCTTCGCTCGCAATGACGAGGCAGACAATTGAAAGTCTTCGCGTGAATGACGAAACCGATGCGAAGCTGATCGAGGCCGGGCGAAAGCTGTTCACCCGCGACTGGCAGTTCATCTGGGCCTCGCCCTCGATTGCGACGCTGCCGCCGATGGCGGGGCTCGAGATCGCCTTTGCCGGCCGCTCCAATGTCGGCAAGTCGAGCCTGATCAACGCGCTCACCGGCCGCAACGCGCTCGCGCGCACCTCGCACACACCGGGCCGCACCCAGGAGCTGATCTTCTTCGAGGTCCCGGGCAAGACAGATTTGCGCCTGGTCGACATGCCCGGCTACGGCTATGCCAAGGCGCCCAAGACCCAGGTCGCGTCCTGGACCGACCTGATCCACAAATTCCTGCTGGGCCGCGCGTCACTCGCACGCGTCTACCTGCTGATCGATGCACGCCACGGGCTGAAGGACGTCGATCTCGAAATCCTGGGCACGCTCGACCGCTCGGCCGTCAGCTATCAGATCGTGCTGACCAAGGCCGACCAGGTGAAGGCCTCCGAGCTCGCCGAGCGGATTGCCGAGACCGGGGTGGTGCTCGCCAAGCATGCCGCCGCGTTTCCGGATGTGCTGACGACCTCCTCGCGCTCCGGGGCCGGAATGCCCGAGCTGCGCGCCGCGATGGCGAAGCTGCTGGAAGAGCGGAGCTCTTGATGGCGGCGTTGCGCCCGCTGATCGCGCTCGCCGGCCTGATGGGCGCGACCGGCGTCGTGCTGGCGGCCGCTTCCGCACATGGCGCCGACGCAGGCCGGCTTGCCTCCGCGAGCGCCATGCTGCTGTTTCATGCGACTGCCATTCTCGCGGCGGTCGCGCTGATCGAACGCGGACTTCTGCACGGCGGAATTGGCCTTGTAGCGGCATTTGGCTTCGTGATCGGCGCCGCGCTGTTCGCGGGCGACCTCACCGTGCGGCAATATGCCGGGCACTCGCTGTTTCCCTACGCCGCACCGACGGGCGGAACGGTGATGATCGCGAGCTGGCTGGCGGTGACGCTGGCGGCGGTGGTGCGGCGGAAGTAGTGTCCCTTTCTTCCTTCTCCCCTTGTGGGAGAAGGTGGCGCGCGTAGCCGGATGAGGGGTCTGCCTCAGCGGATAGAAACCCCTCACCCGTCTCGCCGCTGTCGCGGCGATCCACCCTCTCCCACAAGGGGAGAGGGTAAAGACTCTCACTTTGCGCGTCGTCCGCCAATCGGATAGAACGCAGGCCGCGTTTGTCCCGCCAGCGAGATCCGCCTCATGACCGAAATTTCCCCGCTCGACCAGGCCCGCATCCTGTCCGAAGCGCTGCCGCACATGCAGCAGTATGACGAAGAAACCATCGTCATCAAATATGGCGGCCATGCCATGGGCGACGAGGAGACCGCGAGGAATTTCGCCCGCGACATCGTGCTGCTCGAGCAGACCGCGATCAACCCCGTCGTGGTGCATGGCGGCGGACCGCAGATCGCGACCATGCTCAAGCGCCTCGGCATCGTCTCGGAATTCGCCGCAGGCCTGCGCATCACGGACGCGGCGACCATCGAGATCGTCGAGATGGTGCTGGCCGGATCGGTCAACAAGCAGATCGTCAGCTACATCAACGGCGCCGGCGGCAAGGCGGTGGGCCTCTGCGGCAAGGACGGCAACATGGTGACCGCAACCAAGACGACGCGGACCATGGTGGACCCGGACTCGCAGATCGAAAAGGTGGTAGATCTCGGCTTCGTCGGCGACCCCGAAAAGGTCGATCTCACGCTGCTCAACCAGCTGATCGGCTATGAGCTGATCCCGGTGTTGGCGCCGCTCGCGACTTCGCGTGACGGCCAGACGCTGAACATCAACGGCGACACCTTTGCCGGCGCGGTCGCCGGGGCGCTGAAGGCAAAGCGCCTGCTGCTGCTCACCGACGTGCCGGGCGTGCTCGACAAGTCGAAGAAGCTGATCCCGCAGCTTTCAGTGAAGGACGCACGGAAGCTGATCGCCGACGGCACCATCTCCGGCGGCATGATCCCGAAGGTCGAGACCTGCATCTACGCGCTCGAGCAGGGCGTGCAGGGCGTGGTCATCATCGACGGCAAGATGCAGCACGCTGTGCTGCTCGAGCTCTTCACCAACCAGGGCACGGGAACGCTGATCCACAAGTGATGAGCGCGCGGTCAAAGATTGTCGTCAAGCCCGGGCATGACGGAGAGAGAGCAAGGCGGCCTCGCCGCTCTCCCCTCGCGCGCTTCCTGATGACGCTGCCCGCCGCGGCCGTCTCGTTCGTGTTCTCCTCCGCGCCGGCCTTTGCCGATCTCAAGATCTGCAACCGCATGTCCTATGTCGTCGAAGCCGCGATCGGCATCGACGACAAGGCCGCGACCGCGACGCGCGGCTGGTTCAGGATCGATCCCGCCACCTGCCGCGTTGTGGCGCAGGGCACGCTGTCCGCCGACCGCATCCTGCTCAACGCCCGCGCGCTCGGGGTCTATGGCGCCTCGCCGATCCCGCAGAACGGCAACGATATGCTGTGCGTCGCGCCGGACAATTTCGTCATCGCCGCCGCGCGGCAGTGCCGCAGCGGCCAGACCCAGGCCGCCTTCACGCAAGTGACGCCGACGCAAGGCGATGACGGCAATCTCGTGGCTTATCTCGCCGAGGATTCCGAATATGACGACGAGCAGGCGCGGCTCGCCGGCATCCAGCGGCTGCTCGTCATCGCCGGCTATGATGCCGCGCCGATCGACGGCGTCGACGGGCCGAAGACGCAAGCGGCCCTTGCCGCCTTCCTGAAGAGCCGCGGGCTGCCGTCCGACATCGTGTCCTCGCCGAATTTCTTCAAGACCATGGTCGACGCCGTGCAGACACCCTCGCCGAGCGGCCTGACCTGGTGCAACGACACGCCGCACAAGGTGATGGCCGCGGTCGCCACCGACGACGGCAAGTCCGTGACGAGCCGCGGCTGGTATCGCATCGACCCCGGCAAATGCCTGCATCCGGATGTGACCGGACAGCCGAAGCAGATCTTCAGCTTCGCCGAAGCCATCGACGCCGACAACCGCAGCATCAAGCTGAAAGACAAGCCGCTGAACTGGGGCGGCGACAGGCAGCTCTGCACGCGCGAGACCAAGTTCGAGACCAACGAGCAGACCGATTGCGCGGCGCGCGGCTTCGCGGCGACCGGATTCGGCGCGGTGGACATGTCGAGCGGTGGCAAGACGCTGCGCTTTGCGGTGCCGTGATGGAGAGCGCTGTGGTCAGAACGCGCGCGCCACAAACACCAATGTCGTCCCGGCGAAAGCCGGGACCCATAGCCACCGAATTGCCTTTGGCGAAGAACGACGACCAGAGTGCCCCATTGACAGATCACGCGGTATGGGTCCCGGCCTTCGCCGGGACGACGACGGAATGTCTGGCGGCTGCCACGCCAACTGATAGAGAGCCGCAATGAAATCCACCCGCATCTTCACTCACGTCGACACCTGGGTGTTCGACCTCGACAACACGCTCTACCCGCATCACGTCAATCTGTGGCAGCAGGTCGATGCGCGGATCGGGGAGTTCGTCTGCAGCTGGCTGAACCTGAGCCCGGACCAAGCGCGCAAGATCCAGAAGGATTATTACCGGCGCTTCGGCACCACCATGCGCGGCATGATGACCCTGCATGGCGTGCGCGCCGACGATTATCTCGCTTACGTCCACAAGATCGACCACTCGCCGCTGGAGCCGAACCCGGCGCTCGGCGCTGCCATCGCAAAGCTGCCCGGACGCAAGCTGATCCTGACCAACGGCTCGGTCGACCATGTCGATGCGGTGCTGGCGCGGCTCGGCCTGGCCGCGCATTTCGACGGCGTGTTCGACATCATCGCCGCCGGCTTCGAACCGAAACCGGCGCCGCAGACCTATCAAAAATTTCTCGCGGACCATGCGGTCGATCCGGTGCGCGCCGCGATGTTCGAGGACCTCGCCCGCAACCTCACCGTCCCGCATCAGCTGGGCATGAGTACGGTGCTGGTGGTGCCTGATGATACCAAGGAGGTGGTGCGTGAAGATTGGGAGCTGGAGGGCCGCGATGCCGCCCATGTCGACCACGTCACGGATGATCTGGCGGGGTTTTTGGCCAAGCTGTCTCTTTGAGCGGTAGCCCGGATGGAGCGCGAGCGAAATCCGGGGGCTTTGTTGCGGTGAGACCGCCCCGGAATGCGCTTCGCTCCTTCCGGGCTACGGCCATCGCGGTGATGACATCGAACGAAGCTTGACTCCGTCCCCCCAAATCCCGAAAAAGCGCTGCAAATCACCGCAAATTCCCGCCCGCCTCTGAGGAAATCCCGATGTCCCTCCCCGCCCTCGAATCCACCATCAACGGCGCCTTCGAGGCGCGCGACGGCATCTCGACCTCGACCAAGGGCGAGGTGCGCGACGCGGTGGATCATGCGCTGGAGATCTTGGACAAGGGCGAAGCGCGTGTGGCCGAGCGCGGGGCTGACGGCAAGTGGAAGGTCAATCAGTGGCTGAAGAAGGCCGTGCTGCTGTCGTT encodes the following:
- a CDS encoding DUF423 domain-containing protein, giving the protein MAALRPLIALAGLMGATGVVLAAASAHGADAGRLASASAMLLFHATAILAAVALIERGLLHGGIGLVAAFGFVIGAALFAGDLTVRQYAGHSLFPYAAPTGGTVMIASWLAVTLAAVVRRK
- the yihA gene encoding ribosome biogenesis GTP-binding protein YihA/YsxC codes for the protein MNDETDAKLIEAGRKLFTRDWQFIWASPSIATLPPMAGLEIAFAGRSNVGKSSLINALTGRNALARTSHTPGRTQELIFFEVPGKTDLRLVDMPGYGYAKAPKTQVASWTDLIHKFLLGRASLARVYLLIDARHGLKDVDLEILGTLDRSAVSYQIVLTKADQVKASELAERIAETGVVLAKHAAAFPDVLTTSSRSGAGMPELRAAMAKLLEERSS
- the yidC gene encoding membrane protein insertase YidC, producing the protein MTDNRNTILAVILSGLVLIAWQYFYNVPAMEKQRAQQQTQAELQKTTPQPTASATPGATPQSGTSPAPATTPGANQQVQPVVSRDSAIAASPRVKIDTPRLAGSIALKGGRIDDLALVQFRETVDPKSPAIILYSPSGTAEPYYAEFGWVAATGVTAKLPDAQTTWQQDGSGSLTPSTPVVLKYDNGEGLTFRRTISVDDHYLFTVKDEVSNVGNTPVKLFPFALISRHGTPHVSGYYILHEGLIGYLGDHGLQEYAYKKIDEAKQVNFKAINGWLGITDKYWASALLPDTNAQLEARFSSNLTGNVHTYQTDYLLDPVTVAIGGTATANARLFAGAKEAGVVGVFPFAGLGGYNKELGLNHFDLLIDWGWFYFITKPMFLGLDFFYRFFGNFGISILLVTVIVKLLFFPLANKSYASMAKMKSIQPQLAVLKERYPDDKVKQQQEMMEIYRKEKINPVAGCLPVVIQIPVFFSLYKVLFVTIEMRHAPFFGWIKDLSAPDPTNLFTLFGLLHYDPTQLPLFGHYLALGIWPIIMGITMWFQMKLNPTPPDPTQQLIFNWMPLIFTFMLAGFPAGLVIYWAWNNTLSVLQQSFIMRRNGVKVELFDNLKATFARKAT
- a CDS encoding pyrimidine 5'-nucleotidase, with protein sequence MKSTRIFTHVDTWVFDLDNTLYPHHVNLWQQVDARIGEFVCSWLNLSPDQARKIQKDYYRRFGTTMRGMMTLHGVRADDYLAYVHKIDHSPLEPNPALGAAIAKLPGRKLILTNGSVDHVDAVLARLGLAAHFDGVFDIIAAGFEPKPAPQTYQKFLADHAVDPVRAAMFEDLARNLTVPHQLGMSTVLVVPDDTKEVVREDWELEGRDAAHVDHVTDDLAGFLAKLSL
- a CDS encoding DUF1036 domain-containing protein, yielding MTLPAAAVSFVFSSAPAFADLKICNRMSYVVEAAIGIDDKAATATRGWFRIDPATCRVVAQGTLSADRILLNARALGVYGASPIPQNGNDMLCVAPDNFVIAAARQCRSGQTQAAFTQVTPTQGDDGNLVAYLAEDSEYDDEQARLAGIQRLLVIAGYDAAPIDGVDGPKTQAALAAFLKSRGLPSDIVSSPNFFKTMVDAVQTPSPSGLTWCNDTPHKVMAAVATDDGKSVTSRGWYRIDPGKCLHPDVTGQPKQIFSFAEAIDADNRSIKLKDKPLNWGGDRQLCTRETKFETNEQTDCAARGFAATGFGAVDMSSGGKTLRFAVP
- the argB gene encoding acetylglutamate kinase, whose product is MTEISPLDQARILSEALPHMQQYDEETIVIKYGGHAMGDEETARNFARDIVLLEQTAINPVVVHGGGPQIATMLKRLGIVSEFAAGLRITDAATIEIVEMVLAGSVNKQIVSYINGAGGKAVGLCGKDGNMVTATKTTRTMVDPDSQIEKVVDLGFVGDPEKVDLTLLNQLIGYELIPVLAPLATSRDGQTLNINGDTFAGAVAGALKAKRLLLLTDVPGVLDKSKKLIPQLSVKDARKLIADGTISGGMIPKVETCIYALEQGVQGVVIIDGKMQHAVLLELFTNQGTGTLIHK